The DNA region AAATAAAATCTACAATGAGTCACCGCCTTTCGAACGGGTTGAGTTTGCCTGTTTGCCGGTTTGCCCGTTTTGGCTGGATGAAGTCGTTACGGGATAACGGGCTAACGGGACAACCGGCTCAACCCATTGATTCTAAGCACTTTCTTTAGGTTTCATAGCATGTATCAAGAACGTACCTATCGCCGACTGGCGCACAGGAACAACCTGGTTTCCTTCAGGGTGACGGTTAAAGAAACCGACGTATTGGTTCATGCAAGCGGACCGCTTGAGGATATTACCAAAGAACTGATTCTGAAATACAGAGGCTATCTCGAGGCCTATATCGACCAGAATCCTAAATTTGCAGAAACGTTGCAACCGTGGCGTATCAGCGGGCCGGCACCCTTGATTGTAAAAGACATGGCGGCTGCCGGTGCAAAAGTCGGCGTAGGCCCTATGGCGGCGGTGGCCGGTGCAATTGCCGAACATGTCGGGCTTGAGCTGCTTTCACATACCAAAGAAGTGGTTGTTGAAAACGGTGGTGATATTTTTTTTAAGACAGATG from Candidatus Desulfatibia profunda includes:
- a CDS encoding UPF0280 family protein, which codes for MYQERTYRRLAHRNNLVSFRVTVKETDVLVHASGPLEDITKELILKYRGYLEAYIDQNPKFAETLQPWRISGPAPLIVKDMAAAGAKVGVGPMAAVAGAIAEHVGLELLSHTKEVVVENGGDIFFKTDGPVTIGIYAGLSPLSLRIGLRIDSGYKPFAVCTSSGTVGHSLSLGKADAVCVLSGSCSLADAAATSIGNRVQSKTDIQEALDFGKRVEGVTGIVVIIGDAIGMWGELEIIPLNPMRNTGSGKKG